In Schlegelella aquatica, one DNA window encodes the following:
- a CDS encoding c-type cytochrome yields the protein MKTVLKTVAIGAACAAFMGSPLAQKIERIDFGKREFDANCASCHGISGKGNGPLAAVLTTRPTDLTQLAKRNDGVLPMARLYEVIDGANVPLHGTREMPVWGRDYKVEAANYYFEVPYDPEAYVRTRILALLEYISRLQAK from the coding sequence ATGAAGACCGTCCTCAAGACTGTGGCGATCGGCGCAGCCTGCGCCGCATTCATGGGCTCACCCTTGGCCCAGAAGATCGAGCGGATCGACTTCGGCAAGCGCGAGTTCGACGCCAACTGCGCCTCCTGCCACGGCATCAGCGGCAAGGGCAACGGCCCTCTGGCCGCGGTCCTGACCACACGCCCCACCGACCTGACGCAGCTGGCCAAGCGCAACGACGGCGTCCTGCCGATGGCGCGGCTGTACGAGGTGATCGACGGCGCCAACGTGCCGCTGCACGGCACCCGCGAAATGCCGGTTTGGGGCCGGGACTACAAGGTGGAGGCCGCGAACTACTACTTCGAGGTGCCCTACGACCCCGAGGCCTACGTCCGCACGCGCATCCTCGCCCTCTTGGAGTACATCTCCCGCTTGCAGGCGAAGTGA
- the mltG gene encoding endolytic transglycosylase MltG yields the protein MRWLRRLLGAFVLLALVAGAAALWWLHRPLELAAPSVEFSVEPGMSPRQIAQGWVDAGVRTSPLVLYEWFRWSGDARRIRAGSYEIRTGATPRDLLRKMVLGDESLATVRFIEGWTFRQVRAALAGAEGLKPTITGMSDAEVMAALGAPGRHPEGRFFPDTYAYSRGSTDLAVLQRAYRAMAKRLDEAWARRHPDLPLRSPDEALILASIVEKETGLASDRPQVAGVFVNRLRIGMPLQTDPSVIYGLGEAFDGNLRKRDLQTDTPYNTYTRPGLPPTPIAMPGKDSLMAAVQPQRTKALYFVARGDGSSVFSESLAEHNRAVDKYQRRQGASSAR from the coding sequence ATGCGTTGGTTGCGGCGCCTGCTCGGCGCATTCGTCTTGCTGGCCCTCGTGGCAGGGGCCGCCGCCTTGTGGTGGCTGCACAGGCCGTTGGAGCTGGCCGCGCCGAGTGTCGAGTTCTCGGTCGAGCCGGGCATGTCGCCGCGGCAGATCGCGCAAGGCTGGGTCGATGCCGGGGTGCGCACTTCGCCGCTCGTCTTGTACGAGTGGTTCCGCTGGTCCGGCGACGCGCGGCGCATCCGGGCCGGCAGCTACGAGATCCGCACCGGCGCCACCCCGCGGGACTTGCTGCGCAAGATGGTGCTGGGCGACGAGTCCTTGGCCACGGTGCGCTTCATCGAGGGCTGGACCTTCCGGCAGGTGCGGGCCGCACTGGCCGGGGCCGAAGGGCTCAAGCCCACCATCACCGGGATGAGCGATGCCGAGGTGATGGCCGCCTTGGGCGCGCCGGGCCGGCACCCCGAGGGACGGTTCTTTCCCGACACCTATGCATACAGTCGCGGCAGCACCGACCTGGCCGTCCTGCAGCGGGCCTACCGGGCGATGGCCAAGCGGCTCGACGAAGCCTGGGCCCGGCGCCATCCCGACTTGCCGCTGCGCAGCCCGGACGAAGCCCTGATCCTGGCCTCGATCGTCGAGAAGGAAACGGGCCTGGCGTCGGACCGCCCCCAGGTGGCGGGCGTGTTCGTCAATCGCCTGCGCATCGGTATGCCCTTGCAGACCGACCCGAGCGTCATCTACGGGCTCGGCGAGGCGTTCGACGGCAACCTGCGCAAGCGCGACCTGCAAACCGACACGCCCTACAACACCTACACCCGTCCGGGTCTGCCACCCACGCCCATCGCGATGCCCGGCAAGGACTCGCTGATGGCGGCCGTGCAGCCGCAGCGCACCAAGGCGCTGTACTTCGTGGCGCGGGGCGACGGCAGCAGCGTCTTCAGCGAGAGTCTGGCCGAGCATAATCGGGCGGTCGACAAGTACCAGCGCCGCCAGGGCGCCTCCTCGGCTCGATGA
- a CDS encoding NRDE family protein encodes MCLVALAFEAHPRFPLVVAANRDEFFDRAAAPLHWWPPRPDTPQILAGRDLQAGGTWMGVSPAGRLALLTNVRDPARMNPAAPSRGTLVTEWLVGGHSFDAFVEAHASVPYNGFNLLAADWGAGELRWWSNHPCARGASPAAAGGSALAHAALLPPVRLTPGLYGLSNALLDTPWPKVRRLKQRLAETLASAHSTEQLIERLLDALSDPTPAPDEELPRTGVPLEWERWLSSAYIRTPDGRYGTRCSTVLVVEREGGAERALVVERTHPGPGAERAGERREHLRQWPRAGLTRS; translated from the coding sequence ATGTGCCTCGTAGCCCTCGCGTTCGAAGCGCATCCGCGCTTTCCCCTGGTCGTCGCCGCCAACCGGGACGAGTTCTTCGACCGCGCGGCCGCGCCGCTGCATTGGTGGCCACCCCGCCCTGACACCCCCCAAATCCTCGCCGGTCGGGATCTCCAGGCAGGGGGCACCTGGATGGGCGTGAGCCCCGCGGGCCGCCTGGCACTGCTCACCAATGTGCGCGACCCCGCCCGCATGAACCCGGCCGCGCCCTCGCGCGGAACGCTCGTCACCGAGTGGCTGGTCGGCGGGCACAGCTTCGACGCCTTCGTCGAGGCCCACGCGAGCGTCCCCTACAACGGCTTCAACCTTCTGGCGGCCGACTGGGGAGCCGGCGAACTGCGGTGGTGGTCCAACCACCCCTGTGCGCGGGGGGCATCCCCTGCTGCGGCCGGCGGCTCCGCGCTGGCGCATGCGGCCCTCCTGCCACCCGTGCGCCTCACGCCGGGCCTGTACGGGCTGTCGAACGCGCTGCTGGACACGCCGTGGCCCAAAGTCCGCCGCCTCAAGCAGCGCTTGGCCGAAACCCTGGCGTCCGCCCACTCCACCGAGCAACTGATCGAGCGGCTTCTCGATGCCCTGTCGGACCCGACTCCGGCGCCGGACGAGGAACTGCCGCGCACCGGTGTGCCGCTGGAGTGGGAGCGGTGGCTCTCGTCCGCCTACATCCGCACGCCGGACGGCCGCTACGGCACGCGTTGCTCGACGGTGCTGGTGGTCGAGCGCGAGGGCGGTGCCGAGCGCGCACTCGTCGTCGAGCGCACCCACCCCGGCCCGGGCGCCGAGCGCGCCGGGGAGCGGCGCGAGCATCTGCGCCAATGGCCGAGAGCCGGTCTCACAAGGTCTTGA
- a CDS encoding HPF/RaiA family ribosome-associated protein has protein sequence MKQRFEIRFHGMEASRTVELAVREKMETLVLRCADLIACRVEIELQHKQLRHGMPYLVRIDLRLPRHELTVSRLRHDDVDAALWDAFEGICRQLEHVLRAQRSCLGARRLSVARGEAAGLEEEGTSAC, from the coding sequence ATGAAACAACGATTCGAGATTCGCTTCCACGGGATGGAGGCCTCACGGACGGTCGAACTCGCAGTTCGCGAGAAGATGGAAACGCTGGTCCTGCGGTGTGCGGACCTCATCGCGTGCAGGGTGGAAATCGAACTTCAGCACAAGCAGCTTCGCCACGGAATGCCGTACCTGGTGCGGATCGATCTGCGGCTGCCCCGGCACGAGCTGACGGTCAGTCGGCTGCGACACGATGACGTCGATGCGGCGTTGTGGGATGCCTTCGAGGGCATTTGCCGGCAGCTCGAACACGTCCTGCGGGCGCAGCGCAGTTGCCTGGGCGCCCGCCGCCTCAGCGTGGCGCGCGGTGAGGCAGCAGGGCTCGAAGAAGAAGGAACGTCGGCCTGTTAG
- a CDS encoding iron-containing alcohol dehydrogenase translates to MALIYYLTQIQFDFGAIALLPQECERIGIRRPLVVTDAGVRAAGVLDRALAALPGWPVAVFDQTPPNPTEAAVRAAEAVFAAAGCDGLIAVGGGSSIDLAKGVAIAARHPGPLKTYATIEGGSPRITERAAPLVAVPTTAGTGSEVARGAIIIVDDGRKLGFHSWHLLPKAAICDPDLTLGLPAGLTAATGMDAIAHCVETFMSAAFNPPADGIALDGLERGWAHIERATRNGQDREARRQMMSASMQGAMAFQKGLGCVHSLSHSLGGVNPKLHHGTLNAIFLPAVVRFNADAESVRAERRLERMAHAMGLRSASEVPDAIRTMTARLGLPTGLRQLGVEPGWFDRIIQGAMADHCHKTNPRPASEDDYRAMLEASM, encoded by the coding sequence ATGGCGTTGATCTACTACCTCACGCAGATCCAGTTCGACTTCGGGGCGATTGCCCTGCTGCCGCAGGAGTGCGAGCGCATCGGCATACGACGCCCGTTGGTGGTGACGGATGCCGGCGTGCGTGCCGCCGGCGTCTTGGACCGCGCACTCGCGGCCCTGCCCGGATGGCCCGTCGCCGTCTTCGATCAGACGCCGCCCAATCCCACCGAGGCGGCCGTGCGCGCGGCCGAGGCGGTGTTCGCGGCCGCTGGCTGCGACGGGCTGATCGCGGTGGGCGGCGGCTCCAGCATCGACCTCGCCAAGGGCGTGGCGATCGCGGCCCGGCACCCGGGCCCCCTCAAGACCTACGCGACGATCGAAGGAGGCAGCCCCCGGATCACCGAGCGTGCGGCGCCCCTCGTCGCCGTCCCGACGACTGCGGGCACCGGCAGCGAGGTGGCCCGCGGCGCGATCATCATCGTCGACGACGGCCGCAAGCTCGGCTTTCACTCCTGGCACCTGCTGCCCAAGGCGGCGATCTGCGATCCCGACCTGACGCTCGGCCTGCCGGCCGGCTTGACCGCCGCCACCGGAATGGACGCGATCGCCCATTGCGTGGAAACCTTCATGTCCGCGGCCTTCAACCCGCCCGCCGACGGCATCGCGCTCGACGGGCTCGAACGCGGCTGGGCCCATATCGAGCGGGCCACCCGCAACGGCCAGGACCGGGAGGCGCGCCGACAGATGATGAGCGCCTCGATGCAAGGGGCGATGGCCTTCCAGAAGGGCCTGGGCTGCGTGCACAGCCTGAGTCACAGCCTGGGCGGCGTGAACCCGAAGCTGCACCACGGCACGCTCAATGCGATCTTCCTGCCCGCGGTGGTGCGCTTCAATGCCGACGCCGAATCGGTCCGCGCCGAACGCCGTCTGGAGCGCATGGCTCACGCGATGGGGCTGCGCTCAGCCAGCGAGGTGCCGGATGCGATCCGCACGATGACGGCGCGGCTCGGCCTGCCCACCGGGCTGCGGCAACTGGGCGTGGAGCCCGGCTGGTTCGATCGCATCATTCAGGGCGCGATGGCCGACCATTGCCACAAGACCAATCCACGGCCGGCGAGCGAAGACGACTACCGCGCGATGTTGGAAGCCTCGATGTAG
- a CDS encoding PilZ domain-containing protein gives MSETTARPGAAAHAATGNPARPSVIQLVFREKGALYAAYISAFSDGGLFVPTTRDYRLGEDIYLLLSLPDDPQRYPVAGKVAWITPANASGGRTQGVGVRFPSDEKSRGLKIKIEELLGTAVQSAKPTQTI, from the coding sequence ATGAGTGAGACGACTGCTCGCCCCGGCGCCGCTGCGCATGCTGCGACCGGCAACCCTGCGCGTCCCAGCGTGATCCAGCTCGTGTTCCGCGAGAAGGGCGCGCTGTACGCAGCCTACATCTCGGCCTTCAGCGACGGCGGCCTTTTCGTGCCCACCACCCGCGACTACCGGCTGGGGGAGGACATCTACCTGCTGCTGTCGCTGCCGGACGATCCGCAGCGCTACCCGGTGGCGGGCAAAGTCGCGTGGATCACCCCGGCCAACGCCTCCGGCGGCCGGACCCAGGGCGTGGGCGTGCGCTTCCCGAGCGATGAGAAGTCGCGCGGTCTGAAGATCAAGATCGAGGAGTTGCTGGGCACGGCGGTCCAGTCGGCCAAACCGACGCAAACCATCTGA
- a CDS encoding YbgC/FadM family acyl-CoA thioesterase, giving the protein MTQLKRNNFRFLYRLRVRWAEVDAQKIVFNGHYLTYVDTAITDYWRALALPYPEALEQFGGDLFVKKATIEYHAPARYDDQLEIGIRCERVGTSSMTFRIGIFRQDELLITGEVVYVYADPKVHKSMPVPPELREVLTAYEQGQSMVHVKVGGWDELGEDARLVRTEVFIQEQRIPEEMEWDDADRSCVHAVAYNRFGMPLATGRLLEHVPGVAKIGRMAARRTLRGGGVGRAVLEALMQAARAGGYHEAVLHAQTSAAGFYARAGFVPRGPEFDEVGIPHVEMVKTL; this is encoded by the coding sequence ATGACCCAGCTCAAGCGCAACAACTTCCGTTTCCTCTACCGCCTGCGGGTGCGTTGGGCCGAGGTGGACGCGCAGAAGATCGTCTTCAACGGCCACTACCTGACGTACGTGGACACCGCGATCACCGACTACTGGCGGGCCTTGGCGCTGCCTTACCCCGAGGCGCTGGAGCAGTTCGGCGGCGACCTGTTCGTCAAGAAGGCCACGATCGAGTACCACGCGCCCGCCCGCTACGACGACCAGCTCGAGATCGGCATCCGCTGCGAGCGGGTCGGCACCTCCTCGATGACGTTCAGGATCGGCATCTTCCGGCAAGACGAGCTGCTCATCACCGGGGAGGTGGTCTACGTCTATGCGGACCCGAAGGTGCACAAGTCCATGCCCGTGCCGCCGGAGTTGCGCGAGGTGCTCACCGCCTACGAGCAGGGCCAGTCCATGGTGCACGTCAAGGTCGGCGGATGGGACGAGCTGGGCGAGGACGCCCGGCTCGTGCGCACGGAGGTCTTCATCCAGGAGCAGCGCATCCCCGAGGAGATGGAGTGGGACGATGCCGACCGCAGTTGCGTGCACGCCGTGGCCTACAACCGCTTCGGGATGCCCTTGGCCACGGGCCGGCTGCTCGAGCACGTCCCCGGTGTGGCGAAGATCGGCCGCATGGCCGCCCGGCGCACGCTGCGCGGCGGCGGCGTGGGACGCGCCGTGCTGGAGGCGCTGATGCAGGCCGCGCGGGCGGGCGGCTATCACGAGGCGGTGCTGCACGCGCAGACCTCCGCGGCGGGCTTCTACGCGCGCGCAGGCTTCGTGCCGCGAGGCCCCGAATTCGACGAGGTGGGCATCCCCCACGTGGAGATGGTCAAGACCTTGTGA
- a CDS encoding ankyrin repeat domain-containing protein — translation MLDRKARRSHFKWYLKLALVLLGWGAGSAWAGAYEDFLRALQLDDAPAMVQLLRRGLDPNTVDPRARPALTAALDHGSLQVAEVLLAHPGVDVNRLSPVGESALMLAALRGHLGWCEKLISRGADVNKIGWTPLHYAASQEDVRIVRLLLDHHAYIDAESPNKTTPLMMAARYGSEEIARHLLDEGADPTLRNERGLGAADFARAAERETLAQEIERRAAALAERRVPGTAPATRP, via the coding sequence GTGCTTGACCGTAAAGCAAGAAGATCGCACTTCAAGTGGTACTTGAAGTTGGCCCTGGTGCTGCTGGGGTGGGGTGCTGGCAGCGCCTGGGCCGGGGCGTACGAGGACTTCCTGCGCGCCTTGCAGCTGGATGACGCGCCCGCGATGGTGCAGCTCCTGCGACGGGGGCTGGACCCGAACACGGTGGACCCCCGCGCCCGGCCGGCGCTCACGGCTGCACTCGACCACGGCTCCCTGCAAGTGGCCGAGGTGCTCTTGGCGCACCCGGGGGTGGACGTGAATCGGCTGAGCCCCGTGGGCGAATCGGCGCTCATGCTCGCGGCGCTGCGCGGCCATCTGGGGTGGTGCGAGAAGCTCATCAGCCGTGGGGCGGACGTCAACAAGATCGGCTGGACGCCGTTGCACTACGCGGCGTCGCAGGAGGACGTGCGGATCGTGCGCCTGCTGCTGGACCATCACGCCTACATCGACGCCGAATCGCCGAACAAGACGACCCCGTTGATGATGGCCGCCCGCTACGGCAGCGAGGAGATCGCGCGGCATCTGCTCGACGAGGGCGCCGACCCGACGCTCAGGAACGAGCGGGGGCTGGGCGCCGCGGACTTCGCACGAGCCGCCGAGCGCGAGACATTGGCGCAGGAGATCGAGCGCCGCGCGGCGGCGCTGGCAGAGCGTCGTGTGCCTGGTACGGCTCCGGCCACACGCCCCTGA
- a CDS encoding alpha/beta hydrolase, whose product MSQSLLTPKMRGVLDRIRRANHTPYHQLPVEQARAAYEAAAEILDLPRAPLPRVENLHLPAADGSLRRARLYAPSHERLPVLLYFHGGGFTIGSIETHDSLCRQLALRAGCAVVSYEYRLAPEHRFPTAVEDCWAALRALGPAAAEWGLDGGRLAVGGDSAGGTLAAVCAILARDHGLGLAAQLLITPGTCAHQDTGSHRLFAQGFVLERAAIDWFFDHYIGHHHRNDWRFAPLNADDLEGVAPAWVCVAECDPLADEGIAYADRLRMAGVAVELDVYRGVTHDFIKMGRAIPEAQEAQAAGAAVLKEAFSS is encoded by the coding sequence ATGAGCCAGAGTCTGCTCACCCCGAAGATGCGCGGCGTGCTCGACCGCATCCGCCGCGCCAACCACACGCCGTATCACCAGTTGCCGGTCGAGCAGGCGCGCGCCGCCTATGAGGCGGCCGCCGAGATCCTGGACCTGCCCCGTGCGCCGCTGCCGCGCGTGGAGAACCTGCACTTGCCCGCGGCCGACGGCAGCCTGCGACGCGCCCGCCTGTATGCACCCTCGCACGAGCGGCTGCCCGTGCTGCTGTACTTCCACGGCGGAGGTTTCACGATCGGCAGCATCGAGACGCACGACAGCCTGTGCCGGCAGCTGGCGTTGCGCGCGGGTTGTGCGGTGGTGTCCTACGAGTACCGCCTGGCGCCGGAGCATCGCTTTCCGACCGCGGTGGAGGACTGCTGGGCGGCGTTGCGCGCGCTCGGGCCCGCGGCCGCCGAGTGGGGGCTCGACGGCGGCCGGCTCGCGGTGGGGGGCGACAGCGCGGGCGGCACGCTCGCCGCGGTGTGCGCGATCCTGGCGCGAGACCATGGCCTTGGGCTGGCCGCGCAACTGCTCATCACGCCAGGCACCTGCGCGCACCAGGACACCGGATCGCATCGGCTCTTCGCGCAGGGGTTCGTGTTGGAGCGTGCGGCGATCGACTGGTTCTTCGATCATTACATCGGTCACCACCACCGCAACGACTGGCGGTTCGCGCCGCTGAACGCGGACGACCTGGAAGGCGTGGCTCCGGCATGGGTCTGCGTCGCCGAATGCGACCCCCTGGCCGACGAGGGCATCGCCTACGCCGACCGCCTGCGCATGGCGGGCGTGGCGGTGGAGCTCGACGTGTATCGCGGAGTGACGCACGATTTCATCAAGATGGGCCGGGCGATCCCCGAAGCCCAGGAGGCGCAAGCCGCAGGCGCTGCCGTACTGAAGGAGGCCTTTTCGTCATGA
- the tmk gene encoding dTMP kinase, with protein sequence MSGLFITFEGIDGAGKSTHLASVADRLRRAGRDVVQTREPGGTALAESLRELLLQRPMDPLTEALLVFAARRDHLREVIVPALQSGRTVLCDRFTDATFAYQGAGRGFDLGVLAQLERWVQEGRQPDLTVWFRVPPEVAARRLAEARAPDRFEQQPLEFFQRVDAGYARRAEADPGRFVIIDGQGEREEVAARLAEALEARGL encoded by the coding sequence ATGAGCGGCCTTTTCATCACGTTCGAAGGCATCGACGGTGCCGGCAAGTCCACCCACCTCGCCTCGGTGGCCGACCGGCTGCGGCGCGCCGGCCGCGACGTGGTCCAGACGCGCGAGCCGGGCGGCACCGCGCTGGCCGAGTCGCTGCGCGAGTTGCTGTTGCAGCGGCCGATGGACCCGCTGACCGAGGCGCTGCTCGTCTTCGCCGCGCGGCGCGATCATCTGCGCGAGGTCATCGTGCCGGCGCTGCAGTCCGGACGCACGGTGCTGTGCGATCGCTTCACCGACGCGACCTTTGCCTATCAGGGCGCGGGCCGGGGCTTCGACCTGGGTGTGCTGGCCCAGCTCGAGCGCTGGGTGCAAGAGGGGCGGCAGCCCGACCTGACGGTGTGGTTCCGGGTGCCGCCTGAAGTCGCGGCGCGCCGGCTGGCGGAGGCCCGGGCCCCCGACCGCTTCGAGCAGCAGCCGCTCGAGTTCTTCCAGCGCGTGGATGCCGGGTATGCGCGCCGGGCCGAGGCGGACCCCGGGCGCTTCGTCATCATCGACGGGCAAGGCGAGCGCGAGGAGGTGGCCGCGCGGCTGGCCGAGGCGCTGGAGGCCCGCGGCCTATGA
- a CDS encoding TatD family hydrolase: MYVDSHCHLTFPELSQRLEEIRAAMRRERVDRALCICTTLEEFERVAALAQSHENFWCSVGVHPDNEGVEEPSVERLVALADTPKVVALGETGLDYYRLGERTLAEMEWQRERFRVHVRAARRTGLPLVVHTRSASADTLAILREEGQGQVGGVFHCFTETQAVADAALDLGFYISFSGILTFKNAAELREVARRVPLDRCLIETDSPYLAPVPHRGKVNDPSLVPLVARQLAELKRLAVEEVARATSANFERLFKLEPGSEGGT; encoded by the coding sequence ATGTACGTCGATTCCCATTGCCATCTCACCTTTCCTGAACTGTCGCAGCGGCTGGAGGAGATCCGTGCCGCGATGCGACGCGAACGGGTGGACCGCGCGTTGTGCATCTGCACGACGCTCGAGGAGTTCGAGCGGGTCGCGGCGCTGGCGCAAAGCCACGAGAACTTCTGGTGCAGCGTGGGCGTGCACCCCGACAACGAGGGTGTGGAGGAGCCGAGCGTCGAGCGGCTCGTCGCACTGGCCGACACGCCGAAGGTGGTGGCCCTCGGCGAGACGGGGCTCGATTACTACCGGCTGGGCGAGCGCACGCTGGCCGAGATGGAGTGGCAGCGCGAGCGCTTTCGCGTCCACGTTCGCGCGGCACGCCGCACGGGGCTGCCGCTGGTCGTCCACACCCGCAGCGCGTCGGCCGACACGCTGGCCATACTGCGCGAGGAAGGTCAGGGCCAGGTGGGCGGCGTGTTCCATTGCTTCACCGAGACGCAGGCGGTGGCCGACGCGGCCCTGGACCTCGGCTTCTACATTTCGTTCTCGGGCATCCTGACGTTCAAGAACGCGGCCGAGTTGCGGGAGGTGGCGCGCCGCGTTCCCCTCGATCGCTGCCTGATCGAGACGGACAGCCCCTACCTGGCTCCCGTCCCCCACCGCGGCAAGGTGAACGACCCGTCGCTCGTGCCTCTGGTGGCGCGACAACTGGCCGAACTGAAGAGGCTTGCGGTCGAGGAGGTGGCCCGAGCGACCTCCGCCAACTTCGAGCGGCTCTTCAAGCTGGAGCCTGGCAGCGAAGGTGGAACTTGA
- a CDS encoding DUF4936 family protein encodes MRALFIYYSVPAADAPAAEPHIRAAQSRLVAAHPSLMAELWRRPEEKDGLQTWMEVYRHPCGVSEALQAEIERAVGAATRWIVGERHVEVFVPCAS; translated from the coding sequence ATGCGTGCCCTGTTCATCTACTACAGCGTGCCTGCCGCGGATGCGCCGGCCGCCGAGCCTCACATCCGCGCCGCGCAGTCGCGGCTGGTCGCCGCCCACCCGTCGCTCATGGCCGAGCTGTGGCGCCGCCCGGAAGAAAAGGACGGCCTGCAGACCTGGATGGAGGTGTACCGGCATCCCTGCGGCGTGAGCGAGGCGCTCCAGGCGGAGATCGAACGGGCCGTGGGGGCGGCAACGCGGTGGATCGTCGGCGAGCGCCATGTCGAGGTGTTCGTGCCATGTGCCTCGTAG
- a CDS encoding YgfZ/GcvT domain-containing protein → MSDDRLQATMAASPTRAADLPTASLGGALDLTDWGLIAAEGPEAAQFLHGQLTQDVMLLGTHEARMAGYCSPKGRLLATFVLWKTSPERVLLACSADVLPATLKRLSMFVLRAKVKLSDASAQWRLVGLAGAQAAEALGAHAPSAPWARAGLGAACVLRLPDAARVPRWLWAAPRDAEQPPALPPLPEAHWRWLEVMSAVPRITAPTVDQFVPQMVNLEAVGGVNFKKGCYPGQEVVARSQYRGTLKRRGFLLAAPVEARAGQEVFHSEDPSQPCGMVVLAAPDARDEGRWSLFAELKIAATGSGSLHLGAADGPALALEPLPYELPPQD, encoded by the coding sequence ATGAGTGACGATCGCCTTCAAGCCACCATGGCCGCATCGCCGACGCGGGCCGCCGACCTCCCGACGGCGTCGCTCGGCGGTGCGCTCGACCTCACCGACTGGGGACTGATCGCGGCCGAGGGCCCCGAGGCCGCGCAGTTCCTGCATGGCCAGCTCACGCAGGACGTGATGCTGCTCGGCACGCACGAAGCGAGGATGGCCGGCTACTGCTCGCCCAAGGGGCGGTTGCTCGCCACCTTCGTCCTCTGGAAGACGTCGCCCGAGCGAGTCCTGCTGGCCTGCAGCGCCGACGTGCTGCCCGCCACCCTGAAGCGCCTGTCCATGTTCGTGCTGCGCGCCAAGGTGAAGCTCTCCGACGCCTCGGCTCAATGGCGTCTGGTGGGCTTGGCCGGCGCTCAGGCTGCCGAAGCGCTGGGCGCGCACGCCCCTTCCGCCCCGTGGGCGCGCGCCGGCCTGGGAGCGGCCTGCGTGTTGCGCCTGCCCGATGCCGCCCGCGTGCCGCGCTGGCTGTGGGCCGCGCCCCGCGATGCCGAGCAGCCCCCTGCGCTGCCCCCTCTGCCAGAAGCGCACTGGCGCTGGCTCGAAGTGATGAGCGCCGTGCCGCGGATCACCGCCCCGACGGTGGATCAGTTCGTGCCTCAGATGGTGAACCTGGAAGCCGTGGGCGGCGTCAACTTCAAGAAGGGCTGCTATCCGGGGCAGGAGGTCGTCGCCCGCAGTCAGTACCGCGGGACGCTCAAGCGCCGGGGCTTCCTCCTCGCCGCACCGGTCGAAGCGCGCGCGGGCCAGGAGGTCTTCCACAGCGAGGACCCCTCGCAGCCTTGCGGCATGGTGGTGCTCGCCGCCCCCGATGCGCGCGACGAAGGGCGATGGAGCCTCTTTGCCGAACTGAAGATCGCCGCCACCGGCAGCGGCTCGCTGCACCTCGGCGCGGCCGACGGCCCTGCCCTCGCGCTGGAACCCCTGCCGTACGAGCTGCCGCCTCAGGATTGA
- a CDS encoding DNA polymerase III subunit delta' yields MPLPPWLEQPLADLLRRQRGHAVLLAASPGVGLLDLGLAVAQSWLCEARAADMPACGACASCRLVQAHTHPDLLVLVPEALQEALGWLATEDGEAKASKAKPSREIKVEALRRAVEFAQQTSSRGRAKVVVIFPAERMNAISANTLLKTLEEPPGEARFVLCTEGVDALLPTIRSRCQMVALHPPEPGMARHWLEARGVREGQVLLAAAGGQPYAALALVEAGVDASQWAALPQRLARGEGQAVAGWPAPLLVQTLQKLCHDAMAIAVGGSPRYFPSASFEGLRGDISALSAWARELSRVARHEDHPWHAALLADALVAQAKRHLNSPQ; encoded by the coding sequence ATGCCTCTGCCGCCGTGGCTCGAGCAGCCCCTGGCCGATCTGCTGCGGCGGCAGCGCGGGCACGCCGTGCTTCTCGCCGCCTCGCCGGGCGTCGGCCTGCTGGACCTGGGCCTCGCCGTCGCCCAAAGCTGGCTGTGCGAAGCACGCGCCGCCGACATGCCGGCCTGCGGGGCGTGCGCCAGCTGCCGGCTGGTGCAGGCGCACACGCACCCCGACTTGCTCGTGCTGGTGCCCGAAGCCTTGCAGGAGGCGCTGGGCTGGCTGGCGACGGAGGACGGTGAGGCCAAGGCGAGCAAGGCCAAGCCGAGTCGCGAGATCAAAGTGGAGGCGCTGCGGCGGGCGGTGGAGTTCGCGCAGCAGACCAGCTCGCGGGGACGCGCCAAGGTGGTGGTGATCTTCCCCGCGGAGCGCATGAACGCCATCTCGGCCAACACGCTGCTGAAGACGCTGGAGGAGCCTCCGGGCGAGGCGCGCTTCGTCTTGTGCACCGAAGGCGTCGATGCCTTGCTGCCCACGATCCGCAGCCGCTGCCAGATGGTGGCGCTGCACCCGCCCGAGCCCGGCATGGCCCGCCATTGGCTCGAAGCGCGCGGCGTGCGCGAGGGCCAAGTGCTGCTGGCGGCGGCCGGAGGGCAGCCGTATGCAGCGTTGGCGCTCGTCGAGGCGGGCGTGGACGCCTCCCAGTGGGCGGCGCTGCCGCAGCGGCTCGCTCGCGGCGAGGGGCAGGCGGTGGCCGGGTGGCCGGCGCCCCTGCTCGTGCAGACGCTGCAAAAGCTCTGCCACGACGCGATGGCGATCGCTGTGGGCGGCTCGCCGAGGTACTTCCCATCCGCGTCGTTCGAGGGCCTGCGAGGCGACATCTCCGCGCTCTCGGCCTGGGCGCGCGAGCTCTCGCGTGTCGCACGTCACGAAGACCATCCGTGGCATGCGGCGTTGCTGGCCGACGCGCTTGTGGCGCAAGCGAAGCGCCACTTAAACTCCCCGCAATGA